The following proteins are co-located in the Nocardioides piscis genome:
- the trpD gene encoding anthranilate phosphoribosyltransferase — MTTWADVLSALVARADLSADQTQWAMEQILAGEATPAQIAGFAVALRAKGETVAEVTALADAMLAAGNAISVPGRILDVVGTGGDRSMSVNISTMAAIVAAGAGARVVKHGSRSASSTSGSADVLEHLGIRLDLPVERVAQVATEAGITFCFAAAFHPAMRHAAVPRREMGIATSFNLLGPLTNPARPAAQAIGCADPAAAPVMAGVFAGRGVDAWVFRGDDGLDELTTTTTSTLWAVHGGEVRRTQIDARALGITPATTEDLRGGDAAHNADVVRRVVAGEQGPVRDAVVLNAGAALAVHDDPAGDPMESLAVGIAKAAEAVDSGAAAATLERWVSASSR; from the coding sequence ATGACGACCTGGGCCGATGTCCTGTCCGCACTGGTGGCTCGCGCCGACCTGTCTGCGGACCAGACCCAGTGGGCGATGGAGCAGATCCTCGCGGGTGAGGCGACCCCGGCCCAGATCGCCGGCTTCGCCGTCGCCCTCCGGGCCAAGGGCGAGACGGTGGCCGAGGTGACCGCCCTCGCCGACGCGATGCTGGCGGCCGGCAACGCCATCTCGGTCCCCGGACGGATCCTGGACGTCGTCGGCACCGGCGGCGACCGGTCGATGTCGGTGAACATCTCGACGATGGCAGCGATCGTCGCAGCCGGAGCCGGCGCTCGGGTGGTCAAGCACGGCAGCCGGTCGGCCTCGTCCACGTCAGGTTCCGCGGACGTGCTCGAGCACCTCGGGATCAGGCTCGACCTCCCGGTGGAGCGGGTCGCGCAGGTGGCGACCGAGGCGGGCATCACCTTCTGCTTCGCTGCCGCTTTCCACCCGGCCATGCGCCACGCAGCCGTTCCGCGGCGCGAGATGGGCATCGCCACCTCGTTCAACCTGCTCGGCCCGCTCACCAACCCGGCGCGACCCGCCGCACAGGCGATCGGCTGTGCGGATCCGGCCGCGGCACCGGTGATGGCCGGCGTCTTCGCCGGTCGTGGCGTCGACGCCTGGGTCTTCCGTGGTGACGACGGGCTCGACGAGCTGACCACCACCACGACCTCGACGCTCTGGGCAGTGCATGGCGGAGAGGTACGGCGGACACAGATCGACGCCCGGGCGCTGGGCATCACCCCGGCGACCACCGAGGACCTGCGCGGTGGGGACGCCGCTCACAACGCCGACGTCGTCCGCCGGGTCGTGGCGGGGGAGCAGGGCCCTGTGCGCGACGCAGTCGTCCTCAACGCCGGGGCCGCGCTCGCTGTGCACGACGATCCGGCCGGCGACCCGATGGAATCACTGGCCGTCGGCATCGCCAAGGCGGCAGAGGCCGTCGACTCCGGTGCCGCGGCCGCCACGCTCGAGCGCTGGGTGAGCGCCTCGTCGCGCTGA
- a CDS encoding response regulator transcription factor, translated as MTSQPAPLKVLVYSDDIDTRQQVILALGRRPHPDLPEVEYVEVATEPVVIANMDAGHIDLAILDGEAVPAGGMGIAKQLKDEIHQCPPVMVLIGRPQDAWLATWSRAEATVAHPIDPVLLAESVVSLLRARVPAVPTS; from the coding sequence ATGACTTCCCAGCCCGCGCCGCTGAAGGTCCTCGTCTACAGCGACGACATCGACACCCGGCAGCAGGTCATCCTGGCCCTGGGACGCCGTCCCCACCCCGACCTCCCCGAGGTCGAATACGTCGAGGTGGCGACCGAGCCGGTCGTCATCGCCAACATGGACGCCGGCCACATCGACCTGGCGATCCTCGACGGCGAGGCCGTGCCGGCCGGCGGCATGGGCATCGCCAAGCAGCTCAAGGACGAGATCCACCAGTGCCCTCCGGTGATGGTGCTCATCGGTCGTCCGCAGGACGCCTGGCTGGCGACCTGGTCGCGGGCCGAGGCCACGGTGGCACACCCGATCGACCCGGTGCTGCTGGCCGAGTCGGTCGTCTCGCTGCTGCGGGCGAGGGTGCCGGCGGTCCCGACCTCCTGA
- a CDS encoding cytochrome c oxidase assembly protein, producing MLIVGGTSELDLPRFTLGRVFTDWGIDPVPFVLTVWVAGLYLLGVVVLRRRGDAWPLGRTLAFVVAGMGSFTFATASGIGRYDTTLLSVHMVQHMILSMLVPLSLALGAPVTLALRTLPATPRRWLLAVLHSRVARVLSFPPLAFGLYVISPWALYFSGWYDASLASDYVHEMMHIHLVAIGTLFFWPLMGIDPLPGRVGYPFRVLLTVMTLPFHAFLGVTIMGQTTLLGESHYLALRDGPMGSWLPDPLDDQHLAGGILWGAGDLIGLVFFVVLFAQWVRSSRTEAAREDRRLDLMEARSARADREG from the coding sequence GTGCTGATCGTGGGCGGGACGAGCGAGCTGGACCTGCCGAGGTTCACCCTCGGGCGGGTGTTCACCGACTGGGGAATCGACCCGGTGCCCTTCGTCCTGACGGTCTGGGTCGCCGGCCTCTACCTCCTCGGGGTGGTCGTGCTCCGTCGTCGCGGCGACGCCTGGCCGCTCGGACGGACCCTGGCGTTCGTCGTCGCCGGGATGGGGTCGTTCACCTTCGCGACCGCGTCGGGCATCGGGCGCTACGACACCACGCTGCTGAGCGTCCACATGGTCCAGCACATGATCTTGTCGATGCTCGTGCCGCTCTCCCTGGCCCTGGGTGCCCCTGTGACCCTCGCCCTGAGGACGCTGCCTGCCACTCCACGGCGCTGGCTCCTCGCCGTACTCCACTCACGGGTGGCCCGGGTGCTGTCGTTCCCGCCGCTGGCCTTCGGCCTCTATGTCATCTCGCCGTGGGCGCTCTACTTCTCCGGGTGGTACGACGCCTCGCTGGCCTCCGACTACGTCCACGAGATGATGCACATCCACCTCGTCGCCATCGGGACCCTGTTCTTCTGGCCGCTGATGGGCATCGATCCGCTGCCCGGCAGGGTGGGCTATCCGTTCCGGGTGCTGCTCACGGTGATGACGTTGCCGTTCCACGCCTTCCTCGGGGTGACGATCATGGGCCAGACGACGTTGCTCGGGGAGTCGCACTACCTCGCGCTGCGAGACGGACCGATGGGCAGCTGGCTGCCCGACCCGCTGGACGACCAGCACCTCGCCGGCGGGATACTGTGGGGAGCCGGTGACCTGATCGGGCTGGTCTTCTTCGTCGTCCTCTTCGCCCAGTGGGTGCGATCGTCGAGGACGGAGGCTGCGCGGGAGGATCGGCGCCTCGACCTGATGGAGGCGCGTAGCGCACGCGCCGACCGCGAGGGATAG
- a CDS encoding cytochrome c oxidase subunit 3, with translation MGTIIWLSSELMFFAALFASYFTIRAVSPELWAQETQLLNVPFATANTVILVLSSVTCQLGVFAAERGQVGRKGSILKVAGWGLREWFILTYVMGAIFIGGQALEYAELMHEGVTIPSSAYGTMFYLTTGFHGIHVTGGLIAFLFVLGRTYLARRFTHEQAVSAIVVSYYWHFVDVVWIGLFATIYLIK, from the coding sequence GTGGGGACCATCATCTGGCTCTCGAGCGAGCTGATGTTCTTCGCGGCCCTGTTCGCCTCCTACTTCACGATCCGCGCGGTGAGCCCGGAGCTGTGGGCGCAGGAGACCCAGCTGCTCAACGTGCCCTTCGCGACGGCCAACACCGTCATCCTCGTGCTCTCCTCGGTGACCTGCCAGCTGGGCGTGTTCGCCGCCGAGCGCGGCCAGGTCGGTCGCAAGGGCTCGATACTGAAGGTCGCCGGCTGGGGGCTGCGCGAGTGGTTCATCCTGACCTACGTCATGGGTGCGATCTTCATCGGCGGCCAGGCGCTCGAATACGCCGAGCTCATGCACGAGGGCGTGACGATCCCGAGCTCTGCCTACGGCACGATGTTCTACCTCACGACCGGCTTCCACGGCATCCACGTGACCGGTGGCCTGATCGCCTTCCTCTTCGTCCTCGGCCGCACCTACCTCGCCCGCCGCTTCACCCATGAGCAGGCTGTGAGCGCCATCGTCGTGTCCTACTACTGGCACTTCGTCGACGTCGTGTGGATCGGGCTGTTCGCCACGATCTACCTCATCAAGTAA
- a CDS encoding c-type cytochrome, which translates to MRLLNRSAGRISRHRRGPVAGLVVLMLGLLLTGGIYTVLAPAQAEQAQSDEELVAQGRELFLVGCASCHGQNGEGVETVREGYAKGPSLIGVGAAAVDFQVGTGRMPMARPEQQAPRKDVVYSDEEIAALAAYVASLAPGPAIPTEEDYSIDGLSEEEREEAIVRGGQIFLTNCTACHNFNGSGGAMPRGGYAPSLKGVESKYIYEAMLTGPQAMPNFSNGNLSPEEKRDVIAYLRSIEESPEYGGFGLGGLGPVSEGLFAWILGIGGLVGFAVWIAAHTTRTTRTPQTEEGAQA; encoded by the coding sequence GTGCGCTTGTTGAACCGCTCCGCAGGTCGGATCTCCCGGCACCGCCGCGGCCCCGTCGCAGGGCTGGTCGTGCTCATGCTCGGCCTGCTCCTCACCGGTGGCATCTACACCGTCCTCGCCCCCGCCCAGGCCGAGCAGGCCCAGAGCGACGAGGAGCTCGTCGCCCAGGGCCGCGAGCTCTTCCTCGTCGGCTGCGCCTCCTGCCACGGGCAGAACGGCGAAGGCGTCGAGACCGTCCGCGAGGGCTACGCCAAGGGCCCCTCCCTCATCGGTGTCGGAGCTGCCGCCGTCGACTTCCAGGTCGGCACCGGGCGGATGCCGATGGCTCGCCCCGAGCAGCAGGCCCCCCGCAAGGACGTCGTCTACTCAGACGAGGAGATCGCAGCGCTGGCTGCCTATGTCGCCAGCCTCGCTCCCGGCCCGGCCATCCCGACCGAGGAGGACTACTCCATCGACGGGCTGTCGGAGGAGGAGCGGGAAGAAGCGATCGTCCGCGGTGGACAGATCTTCTTGACCAACTGCACCGCCTGCCACAACTTCAACGGCTCCGGCGGAGCCATGCCCCGCGGCGGCTACGCCCCGAGCCTCAAGGGCGTGGAGAGCAAGTACATCTACGAAGCCATGTTGACCGGCCCGCAGGCCATGCCCAACTTCAGCAACGGCAACCTCTCGCCGGAGGAGAAGCGCGACGTCATCGCCTACCTCCGCAGCATCGAGGAGAGCCCGGAGTACGGCGGCTTCGGGCTCGGCGGCCTCGGCCCCGTCTCCGAGGGCCTCTTCGCCTGGATCCTGGGCATCGGCGGCCTCGTCGGCTTCGCCGTGTGGATCGCCGCGCACACCACCCGCACCACCAGGACCCCGCAGACCGAGGAAGGTGCTCAGGCATGA
- a CDS encoding ubiquinol-cytochrome c reductase iron-sulfur subunit, whose product MIEPGNDDAVSPAHDRTLAVPEEPIANPGLPAHQWRPTDVDPAAEKRAERQIAGMFVLSMVCAVLFVVAYFALEVGDNWDTFLGLGASTAALGTALGGALLFIGVGIIQWARKLMSDHEIVEMRHAAASSQEDREATLEALSLGADESGIGRRPLVRNSLLGAVGLLGLPAVVLLRDLGPTNAQVANAENGTGLQHTIWKKGMRLVRDVVGTPIKASELEIGDLVNAAPEAQFPTEENGYPEIEGVPLQVLKAKGAIIIVKMEPREIKHGEGRENWTVDGVICYSKICTHVGCPISLYERTTHHVLCPCHQSTFDLADSAKVVFGPAHRPLPQLPLAVDEEGYLIAQSDFTEPVGASYWEREKQ is encoded by the coding sequence ATGATCGAGCCCGGCAACGACGACGCGGTCTCGCCCGCGCACGACCGCACCCTGGCCGTGCCGGAGGAGCCGATCGCCAACCCCGGCCTGCCGGCCCACCAGTGGCGTCCCACCGACGTCGACCCGGCGGCCGAGAAGCGCGCCGAGCGCCAGATCGCGGGGATGTTCGTCCTCTCCATGGTGTGCGCGGTGCTCTTCGTGGTCGCCTACTTCGCCCTCGAGGTCGGGGACAACTGGGACACCTTCCTGGGTCTCGGTGCGTCCACGGCAGCGCTGGGCACAGCGTTGGGCGGCGCCCTGCTCTTCATCGGCGTCGGCATCATCCAGTGGGCCCGCAAGCTCATGAGCGACCACGAGATCGTGGAGATGCGCCACGCCGCCGCCTCGAGCCAGGAGGACCGCGAGGCCACCCTGGAGGCCCTCTCACTGGGCGCAGACGAGTCCGGCATCGGCCGCCGGCCCCTGGTCCGAAACAGCTTGCTCGGCGCCGTCGGCCTGCTCGGGCTGCCTGCCGTGGTCCTGCTGCGAGACCTCGGACCCACCAACGCCCAGGTCGCCAACGCCGAGAACGGCACCGGACTACAGCACACCATCTGGAAGAAGGGCATGCGCCTGGTGCGCGACGTCGTCGGGACCCCGATCAAGGCTTCCGAGCTCGAGATCGGCGACCTCGTCAACGCCGCCCCTGAGGCGCAGTTCCCGACCGAGGAGAACGGCTACCCCGAGATCGAGGGCGTGCCGCTGCAGGTCCTCAAGGCCAAGGGCGCGATCATCATCGTCAAGATGGAGCCGCGCGAGATCAAGCACGGCGAGGGCCGGGAGAACTGGACCGTCGACGGCGTCATCTGCTACTCCAAGATCTGCACCCACGTGGGATGTCCGATCTCCCTCTACGAGCGGACCACGCACCACGTGCTCTGCCCTTGCCACCAGTCCACGTTCGACCTGGCCGACTCGGCCAAGGTCGTGTTCGGACCGGCACACCGTCCCCTCCCCCAGCTGCCCCTGGCGGTTGACGAGGAGGGCTACCTCATCGCGCAGAGCGACTTCACTGAGCCCGTCGGGGCCAGCTACTGGGAGCGTGAGAAGCAGTGA
- a CDS encoding cytochrome b — MSIDTSKVARSNRTTPATTSKPSKLGGVAGWADDRLGLAGAARKNLRKVFPDHWSFMLGEIALWSFVVLLLTGVFLTLWFTPSMAEVHYEGSYDQLRGIEMSQAMATTLDISFDVRGGLLMRQMHHWAAMLFIASMMVHLLRVAFTGAYRKPRELNWVIGCLLLLLGTLEGFTGYSLPDDLLSGTGVRATDGFLKATPVVGSYMSLFLFGGEFPGGAIIPRLYIAHVLLIPGLLLALIAAHMLLLVYHKHTQWPGPGRTEQNVVGFPMLPVYAAKAGGFFFIVFGVTALMGGLMTINPVWKFGPYDPTKVTAGSQPDWYMGWPDGLLRIMPGWESVIFGYTISWNVMVPILLVPPLMLTIVMLLPFLEAWITGDKRDHHLLQRPRNAPTRTAVMVALMTFYGLAWAAGGNDLIAITFDLSINQITYFMRLMVFLGPVIAFFITRRWCISLQRHDNEKLLHGYETGIIMRSPEGGYTERHLPIGDTSAYTLTARARDEIAPPVSHTDANGVVAPGSRSQRLRAKLSAWMFQHNVQKPTAAELEEAHHHADHQHALEAGLDHPADGHQFDGHSDHTVDEAPLRGH; from the coding sequence GTGAGCATCGACACGAGCAAGGTGGCGCGTTCCAACCGCACCACCCCTGCCACCACCTCGAAGCCGTCGAAGCTGGGCGGCGTCGCCGGCTGGGCCGACGATCGACTCGGCCTGGCGGGCGCCGCGCGCAAGAACCTCCGCAAGGTCTTCCCTGACCACTGGTCCTTCATGTTGGGCGAGATCGCCCTGTGGAGCTTCGTGGTCCTGCTGCTCACGGGCGTCTTCTTGACGCTGTGGTTCACGCCGAGCATGGCCGAGGTCCACTACGAGGGCTCCTACGACCAGCTGCGTGGCATCGAGATGTCGCAGGCGATGGCGACCACGCTCGACATCTCCTTCGACGTCCGCGGCGGTCTGCTGATGCGGCAGATGCACCACTGGGCGGCCATGCTCTTCATCGCCTCGATGATGGTCCACCTGCTGCGCGTCGCCTTCACCGGCGCCTACCGCAAGCCGCGCGAGCTCAACTGGGTGATCGGCTGCCTGCTGCTGCTGCTCGGCACCCTCGAGGGCTTCACCGGCTACTCCCTGCCCGACGACCTGCTCTCCGGCACCGGCGTCCGGGCCACCGACGGCTTCCTCAAGGCCACGCCGGTCGTCGGCAGCTACATGTCGCTCTTCCTGTTCGGTGGCGAGTTCCCCGGCGGCGCGATCATCCCGCGTCTCTACATCGCGCACGTCCTGCTGATCCCCGGTCTGCTGCTGGCGCTGATCGCGGCGCACATGCTCCTGCTCGTCTACCACAAGCACACCCAGTGGCCCGGGCCCGGACGGACCGAGCAGAACGTCGTCGGCTTCCCGATGCTGCCGGTGTACGCCGCGAAGGCGGGCGGCTTCTTCTTCATCGTGTTCGGCGTCACCGCGCTCATGGGCGGTCTGATGACGATCAACCCGGTGTGGAAGTTCGGGCCCTACGACCCGACCAAGGTGACGGCCGGATCGCAGCCCGACTGGTACATGGGTTGGCCCGACGGTCTCCTGCGGATCATGCCGGGCTGGGAGTCGGTGATCTTCGGCTACACGATCTCGTGGAACGTGATGGTCCCGATCCTGCTCGTGCCGCCGCTGATGCTGACCATCGTGATGCTGCTGCCGTTCCTCGAGGCCTGGATCACCGGTGACAAGCGCGACCACCACCTGCTCCAGCGGCCGCGCAACGCCCCGACCCGCACGGCCGTCATGGTTGCGCTGATGACCTTCTACGGCCTGGCCTGGGCCGCAGGCGGCAACGACCTGATTGCCATCACCTTCGACCTGAGCATCAACCAGATCACCTACTTCATGAGGCTCATGGTCTTCCTCGGCCCGGTGATCGCCTTCTTCATCACGCGTCGCTGGTGCATCTCGCTGCAGCGTCACGACAACGAGAAGCTGCTCCACGGCTACGAGACCGGGATCATCATGCGCTCCCCCGAGGGCGGCTACACCGAGCGGCACCTGCCGATCGGCGACACCAGCGCCTACACCCTCACGGCACGTGCCCGCGACGAGATCGCTCCCCCGGTCAGCCACACCGACGCCAACGGCGTCGTCGCCCCCGGCTCGCGGTCCCAGCGCCTGCGGGCCAAGCTCTCGGCCTGGATGTTCCAGCACAACGTCCAGAAGCCGACTGCTGCCGAGCTGGAGGAGGCGCACCACCACGCCGATCACCAGCACGCGCTCGAGGCTGGCCTCGACCACCCGGCTGACGGCCACCAGTTCGACGGCCACAGCGACCACACGGTCGACGAGGCACCGCTGCGCGGACACTGA
- a CDS encoding L,D-transpeptidase — MALATGTLVMSLVSCQVDHENRGPEARQGVSSGRPDPVRLTANVGDLAAVPVAKALEISAPGGGLQRLAVATRGGHRLRGVLEGDVWRLTSRLEPGTDYVARATAVRSDGERVERVLEFRTQDLSLDQQTYASVAPLAGETVGVGMPVIVSFDLPVTDRAAFERHMRVSSTPSQPGSWHWLSDNEAHWRPKTYWQAGTEVSVDIDVNSVPAGNGVFGQESRSVDFRVGAANVYKVDARSHRMQVFSGGELLRTIPITTGKAGFITRSGVKVVMEKFAEKRMNSETVGIASDDPEAYDIDDVQWAMRLTHSGEFIHAAPWSVGSQGSANVSHGCTGLSTQDAAWLYAMSKRGDVVEYTGTDRWMTLENGYGDWNVSFDDYRNGSALS, encoded by the coding sequence GTGGCTCTTGCCACGGGGACGTTGGTGATGTCGCTCGTCTCGTGCCAGGTCGACCACGAGAATCGTGGTCCGGAGGCCCGCCAGGGTGTGTCCTCAGGCCGTCCTGACCCGGTCCGGCTGACGGCCAACGTGGGTGACCTCGCCGCCGTACCCGTCGCGAAGGCGCTGGAGATCTCGGCGCCCGGCGGCGGTCTGCAGCGCCTTGCGGTGGCGACCAGGGGTGGTCACCGGCTGCGTGGTGTCCTCGAGGGCGACGTATGGCGCCTGACCTCCCGACTCGAGCCCGGCACCGACTACGTCGCCCGCGCCACGGCCGTGCGCAGCGACGGAGAGCGCGTGGAGCGGGTGCTCGAGTTCCGCACCCAGGACCTCTCGCTGGACCAGCAGACCTATGCGTCCGTGGCTCCACTGGCAGGCGAGACCGTCGGGGTCGGCATGCCGGTCATCGTCTCCTTCGACCTGCCGGTCACCGACAGGGCCGCGTTCGAGCGACACATGCGTGTGTCGAGCACCCCGTCCCAACCCGGGTCGTGGCACTGGCTGAGCGACAACGAGGCCCACTGGCGCCCCAAGACGTATTGGCAGGCCGGGACCGAGGTGTCGGTCGACATCGACGTCAACTCGGTGCCGGCCGGCAACGGTGTGTTCGGCCAGGAGAGTCGCTCGGTCGACTTCCGGGTGGGCGCTGCCAATGTCTACAAGGTCGACGCCCGGAGCCACCGGATGCAGGTCTTCTCCGGCGGCGAGCTGCTGCGAACGATCCCGATCACCACGGGCAAGGCTGGTTTCATCACCCGGTCCGGCGTCAAGGTGGTCATGGAGAAGTTCGCCGAGAAGCGGATGAACTCCGAGACGGTCGGCATCGCCAGTGACGACCCGGAGGCCTACGACATCGACGACGTCCAGTGGGCGATGCGTCTGACCCACAGCGGCGAGTTCATCCACGCCGCCCCGTGGTCGGTGGGCTCCCAGGGCAGCGCCAACGTCTCGCACGGCTGCACCGGACTGTCCACCCAGGACGCGGCGTGGCTCTACGCCATGTCCAAGCGGGGTGACGTCGTCGAATACACGGGCACCGACCGCTGGATGACGCTCGAGAACGGGTATGGCGACTGGAACGTCTCCTTCGACGACTACCGGAACGGCTCCGCCTTGAGCTGA
- a CDS encoding cytochrome c oxidase subunit 4 produces MKQETWMFVVCTAFFVLVTPAYWFITGDWTGTSALTMTALLTLMVALYLGVHAARMDPRPEDRKDGEIADGAGELGFFPPYSWWPLWCALTLSTCVFAVAMQTWWLFIIGGAIGIVTLSGWIFEYYRGEHAH; encoded by the coding sequence ATGAAGCAGGAAACCTGGATGTTCGTGGTGTGCACGGCCTTCTTCGTGCTCGTCACCCCGGCCTACTGGTTCATCACCGGCGACTGGACCGGCACCTCGGCGCTCACGATGACCGCCCTGCTGACGCTCATGGTCGCTCTCTACCTCGGCGTCCACGCTGCCCGGATGGACCCGCGCCCCGAGGACCGCAAGGACGGCGAGATCGCCGATGGTGCCGGTGAGCTGGGCTTCTTCCCGCCCTACTCCTGGTGGCCGCTGTGGTGCGCCCTGACGCTGTCGACCTGCGTGTTCGCCGTCGCCATGCAGACCTGGTGGCTGTTCATCATCGGCGGCGCCATCGGCATAGTGACCCTCAGCGGCTGGATCTTCGAGTACTACCGCGGAGAGCACGCCCACTGA
- the ctaD gene encoding cytochrome c oxidase subunit I, with protein MTATATPGTTTAPRTGKTLGQQLVRIMTTTDHKLIGKMYLITSFAWFMVGGLMAMLIRSELAFPGNQVVNDELYNQLFTMHGTIMLLLFATPLFFGFANVIMPLQIGSPDVAFPRLNMFSYWLFLFGGLIAASGFLTPGGAADFGWFAYTPLSDSVRSPGAGGDLWIMGLWMAGLGTILGAVNFITTIICMRAPGMTMFRMPIFVWNTLITSLLVLIAFPILAGALLSLEADRILGAHVFDTSHGGPILWQHLFWFFGHPEVYIIALPFFGIVSEILPVFSRKPLFGYVGLVGATLGIAILSVAVWAHHMFVTGAVDLPFFSGMTFLIAVPTGVKFFNWIGTMWGGSLSFDTPMLWSIGFLTTFLFGGLTGVILASPPLDFHVSDSYFVVAHFHYVVFGTVVFAMFAGFYFWWPKMTGRMLDERLGKLHFWLLFVGFHTTFLVQHWLGVEGMPRRYADYLVADGFTSLNQVSTIGAFLLGASTLPFLYNVFVSRNAPLVGVDDPWGWGRSLEWATSSPPPRHNFVSIPRIRSESPAFDLHHPEIAMLELSENDAERRGEPADAPAVEGRQAMLQDRIEGDLVDGNPESHADRAAQQGDEPTNPDGSVR; from the coding sequence GTGACCGCCACCGCGACCCCCGGCACCACGACGGCCCCCAGGACCGGCAAGACCCTGGGCCAGCAGCTGGTCCGGATCATGACGACCACCGACCACAAGCTGATCGGGAAGATGTACCTGATCACCTCGTTCGCGTGGTTCATGGTCGGCGGCCTGATGGCCATGCTGATCCGCTCCGAGCTGGCCTTCCCGGGCAACCAGGTCGTCAACGACGAGCTCTACAACCAGCTGTTCACCATGCACGGCACGATCATGCTGCTGCTGTTCGCGACGCCGTTGTTCTTCGGCTTCGCCAACGTGATCATGCCGCTCCAGATCGGTTCTCCGGACGTCGCGTTCCCGCGGCTCAACATGTTCAGCTACTGGCTCTTCCTCTTCGGTGGCCTGATCGCTGCGTCCGGCTTCCTGACCCCGGGCGGGGCAGCTGACTTCGGCTGGTTCGCCTACACACCGCTCTCCGACTCGGTGCGCTCACCGGGCGCGGGTGGCGACCTGTGGATCATGGGTCTGTGGATGGCCGGTCTCGGCACGATCCTCGGTGCGGTCAACTTCATCACCACGATCATCTGCATGCGCGCCCCCGGCATGACGATGTTCCGGATGCCGATCTTCGTGTGGAACACGCTGATCACGTCGCTGCTGGTGCTGATCGCGTTCCCGATCCTGGCCGGGGCGCTGCTGTCCCTCGAGGCCGACCGGATCCTGGGTGCCCACGTCTTCGACACGAGCCACGGCGGCCCGATCCTGTGGCAGCACCTCTTCTGGTTCTTCGGTCACCCCGAGGTCTACATCATCGCCCTGCCGTTCTTCGGCATCGTCTCGGAGATCCTGCCGGTCTTCAGCCGCAAGCCGCTCTTCGGCTACGTCGGCCTCGTCGGTGCCACGCTCGGCATCGCGATCCTCTCGGTCGCGGTGTGGGCCCACCACATGTTCGTCACCGGGGCGGTGGACCTGCCGTTCTTCTCCGGCATGACCTTCTTGATCGCGGTGCCCACCGGAGTGAAGTTCTTCAACTGGATCGGCACGATGTGGGGCGGATCTCTGTCCTTCGACACCCCGATGCTCTGGTCGATCGGCTTCCTCACCACCTTCCTCTTCGGCGGCCTGACCGGTGTCATCCTCGCCAGCCCGCCCCTGGACTTCCACGTGTCCGACTCCTACTTCGTGGTCGCCCACTTCCACTACGTCGTCTTCGGCACCGTGGTGTTCGCGATGTTCGCCGGCTTCTACTTCTGGTGGCCGAAGATGACGGGCCGGATGCTCGACGAGCGCCTCGGCAAGCTGCACTTCTGGCTGCTGTTCGTCGGCTTCCACACGACCTTCCTGGTCCAGCACTGGCTGGGTGTCGAGGGCATGCCGCGGCGCTACGCCGACTACCTCGTGGCCGACGGGTTCACCTCGCTCAACCAGGTGTCCACGATCGGTGCGTTCCTCCTCGGTGCCTCGACCCTGCCGTTCCTCTACAACGTCTTCGTCTCCCGCAACGCTCCGCTCGTCGGGGTCGACGACCCGTGGGGCTGGGGCCGTTCGCTGGAGTGGGCCACGAGCTCCCCGCCGCCGCGCCACAACTTCGTGTCCATCCCGCGAATCCGCTCTGAGTCGCCGGCCTTCGACCTGCACCACCCGGAGATCGCCATGCTCGAGCTCAGCGAGAACGACGCGGAGCGCCGCGGCGAGCCGGCCGATGCCCCCGCCGTCGAGGGCCGTCAGGCGATGCTGCAGGACCGGATCGAGGGCGACCTCGTGGACGGCAACCCCGAGAGCCACGCGGATCGCGCCGCTCAGCAGGGCGATGAGCCCACCAACCCCGATGGGAGCGTGCGATGA